A window of the Pungitius pungitius chromosome 3, fPunPun2.1, whole genome shotgun sequence genome harbors these coding sequences:
- the tsku gene encoding tsukushi isoform X1 — protein sequence MSMFCVRACARAVGTLLKAFRRGPFSSHLLMERRQDLKKKSTMALLLWFGVSLLASVQSSGVKNCHRDCRCEVESFGLFDSFSLTRVDCRGLGADTPMPITIPLDTAHLDLSSNALGPLGDTMLAGPGYTTLVSLDLSSNLITKVTPSALSKLRYLETLDLSHNRLESLSTSCFAGIPLVEVDLSHNSFQEFDMDVFATKVSGEPVSVDLSCNELASVSATSRGRVLRVQNLNLSSNRLLSVPRLAGLSLRYLNLDGNPIARVEEGAFAELTDMVYLSISGLRELAEVRARAFKSLRSLQVLDLSNNPQLKTLSPAVFSGLDSLQELNLSGSGVASLPNNMLSNLPSIKSITLGRSVHCWRSQKQGQFHRQLGQVQHDEVLTCDVEGIVL from the exons ATGTCCATGttctgcgtgcgtgcgtgcgcgcgggCAGTGGGCACGCTGCTAAAGGCGTTCCGGCGAGGTCCGTTCAGCTCTCATTTGCTCATGGAGAGACGACAAGACCTGAAAAAGAAG agcaCAATGGCGCTCCTCCTCTGGTTCGGCGTGTCGCTGCTGGCCTCCGTCCAGTCCAGCGGCGTCAAGAACTGCCACCGCGACTGCCGCTGCGAGGTGGAAAGCTTCGGCCTGTTCGACAGCTTCAGCCTGACCCGGGTGGACTGCCGGGGGCTGGGAGCCGACACCCCCATGCCCATCACCATCCCGCTGGACACCGCCCACCTCGACCTGTCGTCCAACGCGCTGGGCCCGCTCGGCGACACCATGCTGGCCGGGCCGGGCTACACCACCCTGGTTAGCTTGGACCTGAGCAGCAACCTCATTACAAAG gtgacaCCCAGCGCTTTGTCCAAGCTGCGGTACCTGGAGACGCTGGACCTGAGCCACAACCGCCTGGAGAGCCTCTCCACCAGCTGCTTCGCCGGCATCCCCCTGGTCGAAGTGGACCTCAGCCACAACAGCTTCCAGGAGTTCGACATGGACGTGTTCGCCACGAAGGTCAGCGGGGAGCCCGTCAGCGTGGACCTGTCCTGCAACGAGCTCGCGTCCGTCTCGGCGACCTCGCGCGGCCGGGTGCTGCGCGTCCAGAACCTGAACCTGTCGTCCAACCGGCTGCTGAGCGTGCCGAGGCTGGCGGGGCTGTCGCTGAGGTACCTCAACCTGGACGGTAACCCCATCGCGCGCGTGGAGGAGGGGGCGTTCGCCGAGCTGACGGATATGGTCTACTTGTCCATCAGCGGCCTCCGCGAGCTCGCAGAGGTCCGGGCGCGTGCCTTCAAGAGCCTGCGCAGCCTGCAGGTTCTTGATCTCTCCAACAACCCGCAGCTTAAGACCCTGAGCCCGGCCGTCTTCAGCGGGCTGGActccctgcaggagctgaaTTTGTCCGGCTCCGGCGTGGCGTCCTTGCCCAACAACATGCTGAGCAATCTGCCCAGCATCAAGAGTATCACGCTGGGACGAAGCGTCCACTGCTGGAGGAGCCAGAAGCAGGGACAGTTTCACCGGCAACTGGGCCAGGTCCAACACGACGAGGTGCTGACCTGTGACGTGGAGGGCATCGTGTTGTGA
- the tsku gene encoding tsukushi isoform X2 produces the protein MALLLWFGVSLLASVQSSGVKNCHRDCRCEVESFGLFDSFSLTRVDCRGLGADTPMPITIPLDTAHLDLSSNALGPLGDTMLAGPGYTTLVSLDLSSNLITKVTPSALSKLRYLETLDLSHNRLESLSTSCFAGIPLVEVDLSHNSFQEFDMDVFATKVSGEPVSVDLSCNELASVSATSRGRVLRVQNLNLSSNRLLSVPRLAGLSLRYLNLDGNPIARVEEGAFAELTDMVYLSISGLRELAEVRARAFKSLRSLQVLDLSNNPQLKTLSPAVFSGLDSLQELNLSGSGVASLPNNMLSNLPSIKSITLGRSVHCWRSQKQGQFHRQLGQVQHDEVLTCDVEGIVL, from the exons ATGGCGCTCCTCCTCTGGTTCGGCGTGTCGCTGCTGGCCTCCGTCCAGTCCAGCGGCGTCAAGAACTGCCACCGCGACTGCCGCTGCGAGGTGGAAAGCTTCGGCCTGTTCGACAGCTTCAGCCTGACCCGGGTGGACTGCCGGGGGCTGGGAGCCGACACCCCCATGCCCATCACCATCCCGCTGGACACCGCCCACCTCGACCTGTCGTCCAACGCGCTGGGCCCGCTCGGCGACACCATGCTGGCCGGGCCGGGCTACACCACCCTGGTTAGCTTGGACCTGAGCAGCAACCTCATTACAAAG gtgacaCCCAGCGCTTTGTCCAAGCTGCGGTACCTGGAGACGCTGGACCTGAGCCACAACCGCCTGGAGAGCCTCTCCACCAGCTGCTTCGCCGGCATCCCCCTGGTCGAAGTGGACCTCAGCCACAACAGCTTCCAGGAGTTCGACATGGACGTGTTCGCCACGAAGGTCAGCGGGGAGCCCGTCAGCGTGGACCTGTCCTGCAACGAGCTCGCGTCCGTCTCGGCGACCTCGCGCGGCCGGGTGCTGCGCGTCCAGAACCTGAACCTGTCGTCCAACCGGCTGCTGAGCGTGCCGAGGCTGGCGGGGCTGTCGCTGAGGTACCTCAACCTGGACGGTAACCCCATCGCGCGCGTGGAGGAGGGGGCGTTCGCCGAGCTGACGGATATGGTCTACTTGTCCATCAGCGGCCTCCGCGAGCTCGCAGAGGTCCGGGCGCGTGCCTTCAAGAGCCTGCGCAGCCTGCAGGTTCTTGATCTCTCCAACAACCCGCAGCTTAAGACCCTGAGCCCGGCCGTCTTCAGCGGGCTGGActccctgcaggagctgaaTTTGTCCGGCTCCGGCGTGGCGTCCTTGCCCAACAACATGCTGAGCAATCTGCCCAGCATCAAGAGTATCACGCTGGGACGAAGCGTCCACTGCTGGAGGAGCCAGAAGCAGGGACAGTTTCACCGGCAACTGGGCCAGGTCCAACACGACGAGGTGCTGACCTGTGACGTGGAGGGCATCGTGTTGTGA